In a genomic window of Bacteroidota bacterium:
- a CDS encoding PKD domain-containing protein encodes MFTGIQLAKRSGTKALLPLITLLAFWNNGPAYSQCSANANFTFTFQQCATVQFVDQSSAAPNYTIVQWSWDFGDGNTSTIQNPVHTFNPGATYIVSLTVTADSSGVTCTDQTSRTVTAPDEPNVYFTWNPEPSCLGEPTFFYGTAGNPIVSWYWDFDDGQFSTLQNPVHLYPLTGTFDVSLSVVDNKGCTDTIIQQVTVADIPDVTITATPNPTCLNEMTNFTGSSSASVTSWQWNFGDGGSASGQTVNHTYLQTGTFNVTLSVVDINGCTNVETTQVTVNPLPSPNFIHTGPACLNDSVVFTDLSTSPNGYIVRWHWDFGDGNSTTINFPQSPNVSHLYANQGTFQVTLTVTDSDSCQNSTSRQVIVVANPIANFNNSIGCDGTPVNFYDLSSPNGGTNIISWYWEFDDPASGIFNTSQLQNPTHIFTTSGIFDVILIVENSNGCSDTIVKPVNINELPDVSIGTDSDTSCVNQPMQFYGNGTNIISWYWEFGDGGTSVQQNPVHVYFTPGTFVVTLTATDNKGCSKDTTRIIFVNEQPNASFTYSSPTCTGFGIDFYNLSTTPTGYINTWHWYFGDGTDTLILFPDNPDVSHIYDIAGSYVVSLAVTNSTGCIDSTVSEVIVGQGPEANFTHTGSPCEDNLVQFIDQSNGFGYNIQAWYWNFGDPTSGANNTSTLQNPYHIYNYPGTYTVSLQVTSSNGCIDTISQSIVIHPSPNVAFLSSPTIKCYGDTVFFNVDPDSTDIGAVAEYFWDFGDPASGTADTSSLPNPWHIFTASGTFYVTITIIDTIGCDQTYGLNVLINDIPDANYIFQQNCAEDSTLFIDRSIAGSAPITQWFWNFGDPGTAPNDTSNLQNPYHTFSGPGSYFVYFNVTDNNGCNDEVSKWVTIFDNPKSVFSYDQSCNPPGTIYFSDESVSGGSGSPIQSWLWELDNGYFSTEVNPVYTYSLTDTCYLVSLTITDENLCTNTITDTVCVFENLQVDFSFNDVCFRQRTVFTPSFTPDNDSVVAWTWNFGDGTPVINTPFDTMSHMFTAPGKYLVVLNAKDIHNCVSSVTHQVTVDSLPIPRFIADTASCNSATRFFDQSIGGGVFVTSWSWDFGDPSSGASNYAFIPNPTHLYAPIDSIYYVKLIVTNALGCTDSIIQPVIKAPCLTAGFYYTKYPLCTEDPICFTDTSHFYGNSGGLTQWEWDFGDGNTSIYSQYQDSICHEYTDPGTYTVRLVITAMTQGSSFSDTAFRTVQVRQAPTANFTFVAPCINHTTVFTNTTNTNGIPVTDWLWEFKDPGSFTDTSTMKNASYEYPSIGIYYPQLTATNIQGCKNTFIDTIEIVNPPRATFDFSNACMGNPVFFTDESDTSGGAIAHWFWNFGNPLSYSDTSILQNPSYTYDTSGVYLTRLIITDILGCMDTTTRNIEVYNNPKADFGIITNYRGEQGQIFCVNYSEGAITYEWDFDNGMTSDDTEPVVAYEDDGVFNIMLVAFNEYDCPDTTYLKYEFIFKGLYIPNAFAPTSDLPEVRKFEPTGHNLKTYQIEIFSMKGNLIWSSSSITTSGAPKESWNGTFLDEPAPPGTYIWKARATFKDNTTWQGMDDGTGNFRRSGTVFLIR; translated from the coding sequence ATGTTCACTGGCATTCAACTTGCAAAAAGATCCGGAACCAAAGCTTTGTTACCGCTTATAACTCTTTTGGCTTTTTGGAATAATGGTCCGGCATATTCACAATGCAGTGCTAATGCAAACTTTACGTTTACATTTCAGCAATGTGCAACTGTTCAATTCGTCGATCAGTCAAGCGCTGCTCCAAATTATACCATTGTACAATGGAGTTGGGATTTTGGGGATGGAAATACTTCCACGATTCAAAATCCTGTTCATACCTTCAATCCCGGAGCAACTTATATTGTATCTTTGACTGTAACAGCAGATTCCAGTGGAGTTACCTGTACTGATCAAACAAGCAGAACTGTTACTGCACCAGACGAACCCAATGTTTATTTTACATGGAATCCCGAACCATCCTGTCTTGGTGAACCCACTTTTTTTTACGGAACAGCTGGGAATCCTATTGTGAGCTGGTACTGGGACTTTGATGATGGGCAGTTTTCTACTCTGCAAAACCCTGTCCATCTGTATCCACTAACGGGTACTTTTGACGTCAGCCTCAGTGTTGTGGATAATAAAGGCTGCACTGATACAATTATTCAGCAGGTTACGGTCGCAGATATTCCGGATGTCACTATAACGGCGACGCCCAATCCTACTTGTTTGAACGAAATGACCAATTTCACTGGCAGTAGTTCCGCTTCTGTTACTTCATGGCAATGGAATTTCGGTGATGGAGGTTCTGCATCAGGACAAACCGTTAATCATACTTACCTGCAAACAGGCACTTTTAATGTCACACTTTCAGTAGTGGACATCAACGGATGCACTAATGTTGAAACTACTCAGGTTACGGTCAATCCCTTGCCTTCACCTAATTTTATACATACAGGACCAGCCTGTCTTAATGATTCTGTTGTTTTTACAGATCTTTCGACTTCACCCAATGGTTATATTGTCAGGTGGCACTGGGACTTTGGTGATGGGAATTCGACCACCATCAATTTTCCACAAAGCCCAAATGTCTCCCATTTATATGCAAACCAGGGAACATTTCAAGTAACCCTCACCGTCACAGACTCCGACAGTTGCCAGAATTCCACCTCACGACAAGTTATCGTTGTTGCCAACCCTATAGCCAATTTTAATAATAGTATAGGTTGTGATGGAACTCCGGTTAACTTTTATGATTTAAGTTCACCCAATGGGGGAACAAACATTATTAGCTGGTATTGGGAGTTTGACGATCCCGCATCAGGTATTTTCAATACATCTCAGCTACAAAATCCAACTCATATTTTCACCACCTCTGGTATTTTTGATGTTATCCTAATAGTTGAGAATTCAAATGGCTGCTCTGATACTATCGTGAAACCCGTTAACATAAATGAATTACCAGATGTATCCATAGGAACAGATTCCGATACATCCTGTGTAAACCAACCAATGCAGTTTTATGGTAATGGAACGAATATAATTTCCTGGTACTGGGAGTTCGGGGACGGAGGAACATCCGTACAGCAAAACCCAGTACATGTATACTTTACTCCAGGAACTTTTGTGGTTACATTAACTGCAACGGATAACAAGGGTTGCAGTAAAGATACCACAAGAATCATTTTCGTGAACGAGCAACCCAATGCATCCTTTACTTATTCTTCACCTACATGTACCGGGTTCGGGATTGATTTTTATAATTTATCTACCACTCCAACAGGATATATAAATACCTGGCACTGGTATTTTGGAGATGGTACGGACACGTTAATACTTTTCCCTGACAATCCAGATGTCTCTCACATTTATGACATTGCAGGCTCTTATGTTGTTTCTCTTGCAGTTACAAACTCTACCGGTTGTATTGATTCGACTGTTAGTGAAGTTATTGTCGGACAAGGACCTGAAGCAAACTTCACTCATACGGGTTCACCATGTGAAGATAACCTTGTTCAATTCATTGATCAATCAAATGGTTTCGGATACAATATTCAAGCCTGGTACTGGAATTTTGGAGACCCAACATCGGGTGCCAACAATACATCTACTCTTCAAAATCCTTACCATATATATAATTATCCAGGAACCTACACAGTATCTTTACAGGTAACCAGTTCCAATGGATGTATTGATACAATATCTCAATCCATTGTAATTCACCCTTCTCCGAATGTTGCGTTCTTGTCTTCCCCAACAATCAAGTGTTACGGTGATACCGTTTTCTTTAACGTTGATCCCGATTCAACAGATATAGGAGCAGTGGCAGAATATTTCTGGGATTTTGGAGACCCTGCATCAGGAACTGCAGATACGTCGTCTTTGCCAAATCCCTGGCATATCTTTACCGCATCCGGAACTTTCTATGTCACTATAACCATAATTGACACTATCGGTTGCGATCAGACATACGGACTCAATGTTTTGATAAATGATATACCTGATGCAAATTATATTTTCCAGCAAAACTGCGCAGAAGATTCAACTCTGTTTATCGACCGGTCTATTGCCGGATCTGCACCGATTACGCAATGGTTCTGGAACTTTGGTGATCCAGGAACCGCTCCGAACGACACATCCAATTTACAAAACCCCTATCATACTTTCAGTGGACCAGGAAGTTACTTCGTTTATTTCAATGTAACAGATAATAACGGATGTAATGATGAGGTCAGTAAATGGGTTACAATTTTTGATAATCCAAAGTCTGTTTTTTCTTATGACCAATCATGTAATCCTCCGGGAACGATTTATTTCTCAGATGAATCTGTTAGCGGGGGGTCTGGAAGTCCTATACAAAGCTGGTTATGGGAACTTGATAATGGATATTTTTCAACTGAGGTAAATCCTGTTTACACCTATTCGCTAACCGATACCTGTTATTTGGTTTCTCTTACCATCACTGATGAAAATTTATGTACGAATACAATTACTGATACGGTATGCGTTTTTGAAAACCTACAGGTTGATTTTTCATTCAACGATGTTTGTTTCAGGCAGAGAACTGTATTTACACCTTCATTTACCCCTGATAATGATTCTGTTGTAGCCTGGACATGGAATTTTGGTGATGGAACTCCGGTAATAAACACTCCTTTTGATACCATGAGCCATATGTTCACTGCACCTGGAAAATACCTTGTTGTTCTTAATGCAAAAGACATTCATAATTGTGTTTCAAGCGTTACACATCAGGTCACCGTTGATTCACTTCCAATTCCAAGGTTTATTGCAGACACTGCCTCATGTAATTCGGCAACAAGATTTTTTGATCAATCCATTGGTGGAGGTGTTTTTGTTACCTCATGGTCATGGGATTTTGGAGATCCTTCTTCCGGTGCAAGTAATTACGCCTTTATTCCTAATCCGACTCACTTATATGCTCCAATTGACAGTATTTACTATGTTAAACTTATAGTAACAAATGCACTTGGTTGCACAGATTCTATTATTCAGCCTGTCATTAAAGCACCTTGTTTAACAGCAGGATTCTATTATACAAAGTATCCGTTATGCACTGAAGATCCGATTTGTTTCACCGACACTTCTCATTTTTATGGAAATTCAGGAGGTCTAACACAGTGGGAATGGGACTTTGGAGATGGAAATACAAGTATCTATTCTCAGTATCAGGACAGCATCTGTCATGAATACACTGATCCCGGCACTTATACTGTAAGGCTCGTCATCACAGCAATGACACAAGGAAGCAGCTTTTCAGATACTGCTTTCCGTACTGTTCAGGTCAGACAAGCTCCAACAGCCAATTTCACTTTTGTTGCTCCATGTATCAATCACACAACTGTGTTTACAAATACTACAAACACAAATGGAATCCCGGTAACAGATTGGCTCTGGGAGTTTAAAGATCCAGGCAGTTTCACGGATACATCGACAATGAAGAATGCCTCATACGAATATCCATCGATCGGAATCTATTACCCGCAGCTTACAGCAACGAACATACAAGGGTGTAAAAACACATTTATTGATACCATAGAAATTGTAAATCCCCCACGTGCAACTTTTGATTTTTCAAATGCTTGTATGGGAAATCCCGTATTCTTTACTGATGAATCAGACACTTCCGGTGGTGCGATAGCACACTGGTTCTGGAATTTTGGGAATCCCCTGAGTTATTCTGACACGTCTATCCTTCAAAACCCATCATACACTTATGATACTTCCGGAGTTTATCTGACAAGACTCATCATTACTGACATTTTGGGCTGCATGGATACAACAACCAGAAATATTGAAGTATATAATAATCCCAAAGCAGATTTTGGAATTATTACCAATTACCGTGGAGAACAAGGTCAAATTTTTTGTGTTAATTATTCAGAAGGAGCCATAACATATGAGTGGGATTTTGATAATGGGATGACATCTGATGATACAGAACCCGTTGTTGCGTATGAAGATGACGGTGTATTTAATATCATGCTGGTTGCCTTTAATGAATACGATTGCCCGGATACTACCTATCTGAAATATGAGTTTATTTTCAAAGGCTTGTATATTCCAAATGCATTTGCTCCTACTAGTGATCTACCTGAAGTCAGGAAGTTTGAACCAACGGGGCATAATCTAAAGACATACCAGATTGAGATATTCAGTATGAAAGGAAACCTAATCTGGTCATCAAGCTCCATTACCACCAGTGGTGCGCCCAAGGAATCCTGGAATGGAACTTTTCTCGACGAACCTGCTCCCCCAGGAACTTATATCTGGAAAGCCAGGGCTACTTTTAAGGACAACACAACCTGGCAAGGTATGGATGACGGTACGGGAAATTTCCGCAGATCTGGCACAGTCTTCCTTATTCGATAA
- a CDS encoding PorP/SprF family type IX secretion system membrane protein translates to MRTKLLLGITLLSCMLSSVFAQDPDYSQFYNAPTYYNPAYVGLTQGLKVRFNYRRQWTKIPAKFNSYNFSADIGERNLPGAGGIGIIVNSTRQASGYIRNNMFGFLPSVRIPLNENMIIQTGFLAAFVQKRMDWDGLLFSDQLDPVYGNIYNTKFVPPSDDRVTYPDFSFGTIFQFQGSDNSIIGTLGGAIHHLTRPNESFIGKNAPLARKYVAHFDLIFDFSQSSGFYQKTRDFKINPGIFFQNQAKMNDYMVGMNIYFSRVYIGAWYKNETLEYDQYSHFSLMGGINIPVNGDDSRVKFMYSYDMVINAEHIFTGPSHEISVIFEFDDISLIGGGSSITGVRSRRGYERMECSPF, encoded by the coding sequence TTGAGAACAAAACTTTTACTCGGCATTACTTTGTTATCCTGTATGTTGAGCAGCGTTTTTGCTCAGGATCCTGATTATTCCCAGTTTTATAATGCACCCACTTATTATAATCCTGCATATGTTGGATTGACACAGGGACTAAAGGTAAGATTCAATTACAGAAGACAGTGGACTAAGATACCGGCGAAATTTAATTCTTACAATTTCTCTGCCGATATAGGAGAAAGAAATTTGCCTGGTGCAGGGGGTATTGGGATTATAGTTAATTCTACCAGGCAAGCCTCAGGGTATATCCGCAACAATATGTTTGGGTTTCTACCATCAGTCAGGATCCCTCTCAATGAAAACATGATCATTCAAACCGGTTTTCTCGCTGCATTTGTTCAAAAACGAATGGATTGGGACGGACTGCTATTTTCCGATCAGCTTGATCCGGTTTATGGAAACATTTATAACACGAAGTTCGTGCCACCTTCTGATGATCGGGTTACCTACCCTGATTTTTCTTTCGGTACGATTTTTCAGTTCCAGGGGAGTGATAATAGTATCATTGGTACATTGGGAGGGGCAATCCATCATCTTACACGTCCTAATGAATCATTTATAGGGAAAAATGCCCCGCTTGCCCGAAAATATGTAGCGCATTTTGACTTGATTTTTGATTTTTCACAAAGTAGTGGATTCTATCAGAAGACCAGAGATTTCAAGATCAATCCTGGAATTTTCTTCCAAAATCAGGCGAAAATGAATGACTATATGGTAGGAATGAATATATATTTCTCAAGAGTATACATTGGCGCTTGGTATAAAAATGAGACTTTGGAATATGACCAATATTCTCATTTTTCCCTGATGGGTGGTATTAATATCCCTGTAAATGGCGATGACTCACGGGTGAAGTTTATGTATAGCTATGATATGGTAATAAATGCCGAACATATCTTTACTGGTCCTTCTCATGAGATTTCTGTGATTTTTGAGTTTGATGATATTTCTCTGATTGGTGGAGGAAGCAGTATCACAGGAGTTCGCAGTCGTCGTGGGTATGAAAGAATGGAATGCTCACCTTTCTAG
- a CDS encoding S9 family peptidase, with translation MKLPTFRSFVFLVSILWIPAVIAQDEKPVLTLDDIFKAPKFFPHMVYGLNSMNDGKSYCVIESDSLNVYDYKSGKFIKTLVTKNDLIPEGDSVPIRLESYTFSDDESRILIPTETEPIYRHSSESNYFVYDLKSKKLQSISQNGKQRLASFSPDGSQVAFVRENNLFIAKPFLGEETQITQDGKDRSIINGTTDWVYEEEFGFTKGYFWSPDGKQIAYYRFDETGVPEYQMQIWGNLYPENYQYKYPKAGEDNSLVTIHVYNILEGSTQIMDLGEETDQYIPRIKWTADEGILAIQRLNRLQNHLDILLADASTGKTKVIYTEDNPYYIDITDHWTFLPDQEHYIITSEKSGYNHIYLYDLNGQEIRQLTSGEWDVINVTGYDSRKKLVYYVSAESSPLNRDLYSVDMEGNKRLISSRTGTNDAEFSKTYEYYINTFSDANTPPYITVNKSDGKEIRVIENNEALLNRIHEYGFSQKEFFEITTSEGIRLNAWKILPWNFEIEKKYPVLMTVYGGPGSQTVTNSWGYGDTWYQYLAENGIMVVSVDNRGTGARGQEFKKMTYLQLGKFETLDQIEAARYIVSLDYVNPEHIGIFGWSYGGYMSTLCITKGSDVFSTAIAVAPVTNWRYYDNIYTERFMRTPQENPGGYDDNSPINHVDKMKGNYLLVHGTGDDNVHVQNTMDLITALVAANKQFELLLYPNKNHGIYGGNTRYHLYTRMTDFLIKSLK, from the coding sequence ATGAAATTACCCACATTCAGAAGTTTTGTTTTTCTTGTTTCTATCCTTTGGATTCCTGCAGTAATAGCGCAGGACGAAAAGCCGGTGCTTACACTTGATGATATTTTTAAGGCACCCAAGTTTTTCCCGCACATGGTTTACGGGTTAAACTCCATGAACGATGGAAAATCCTACTGTGTTATAGAAAGTGATTCTCTCAATGTTTACGATTACAAATCGGGGAAATTTATTAAAACTCTAGTTACGAAAAACGATCTCATTCCTGAAGGAGACTCTGTACCTATTCGCCTTGAATCTTACACATTCAGCGATGACGAATCAAGAATCCTAATACCTACGGAAACTGAACCTATATATAGGCATTCATCCGAATCAAATTATTTTGTTTATGACCTTAAGTCCAAAAAATTGCAATCCATATCTCAAAATGGTAAGCAGCGTCTGGCCTCTTTCTCTCCAGACGGGAGTCAGGTTGCTTTCGTACGTGAAAATAACCTGTTCATCGCCAAGCCATTTTTAGGGGAAGAAACTCAAATAACTCAGGATGGTAAGGATAGAAGTATCATTAACGGAACTACAGACTGGGTATATGAAGAAGAATTCGGATTTACTAAAGGATATTTTTGGTCACCAGATGGAAAACAAATTGCCTATTACCGCTTTGATGAAACAGGAGTTCCGGAATATCAAATGCAAATATGGGGAAATCTTTACCCTGAAAACTATCAATACAAGTACCCAAAAGCCGGGGAAGACAATTCCCTGGTTACTATACACGTATATAACATTTTAGAAGGCAGTACACAGATCATGGATCTGGGAGAGGAAACCGACCAATATATTCCCCGCATTAAATGGACAGCCGATGAGGGAATCCTTGCAATCCAGCGACTTAACCGATTACAGAATCATTTAGACATTCTGCTTGCCGATGCTTCCACTGGAAAAACCAAAGTGATATATACTGAGGATAATCCTTATTATATAGACATTACAGATCACTGGACATTTTTGCCGGATCAGGAGCATTACATCATTACCAGTGAAAAAAGTGGATACAACCACATATATCTTTATGATCTTAATGGGCAGGAAATACGACAACTTACTTCTGGCGAATGGGACGTTATAAATGTTACGGGATATGATTCCAGGAAAAAACTGGTTTATTATGTCAGTGCGGAATCTTCCCCATTGAACCGGGACCTTTATTCCGTGGACATGGAAGGCAACAAAAGGTTAATTTCATCCCGAACCGGCACAAACGATGCAGAATTCAGCAAAACTTATGAATATTACATAAACACGTTCAGCGATGCCAATACTCCTCCTTATATTACTGTAAACAAATCGGATGGAAAAGAAATTCGCGTCATTGAAAACAATGAAGCACTGTTGAATCGAATCCATGAATATGGATTTTCACAAAAGGAGTTTTTTGAAATCACCACATCAGAGGGAATTCGGCTCAACGCATGGAAAATACTGCCATGGAATTTCGAAATAGAGAAAAAATATCCAGTACTGATGACGGTGTATGGAGGTCCGGGATCTCAAACAGTAACCAATTCATGGGGGTACGGTGACACCTGGTATCAATATCTGGCCGAGAACGGAATTATGGTTGTTTCGGTTGACAACAGGGGAACGGGAGCACGTGGACAGGAATTTAAGAAAATGACTTACTTACAACTTGGTAAATTTGAGACCCTAGATCAGATCGAAGCTGCAAGATATATCGTTTCTCTTGATTATGTTAATCCCGAACATATTGGAATTTTCGGATGGAGTTACGGTGGTTATATGTCGACACTTTGCATAACAAAAGGTTCGGACGTATTTTCTACTGCTATCGCAGTGGCACCGGTCACAAATTGGCGATATTATGACAACATTTATACTGAACGCTTTATGAGAACACCCCAGGAAAACCCTGGAGGTTATGATGATAATTCCCCGATCAACCATGTAGACAAGATGAAGGGCAATTATCTTCTTGTTCATGGCACTGGAGACGATAATGTTCATGTACAAAACACAATGGATTTAATAACAGCCCTTGTTGCGGCAAACAAGCAGTTTGAACTTTTATTATATCCAAATAAGAATCATGGCATTTATGGCGGGAACACCCGTTATCATCTTTATACGAGGATGACTGATTTCCTGATAAAAAGTTTAAAATGA
- the rpsU gene encoding 30S ribosomal protein S21 has translation MIIIPVKEGESIDKALKKYKRKFEKTGVVKELRERQKYTKPSVIKREEKLKAIYVQKLRQDIL, from the coding sequence ATGATTATTATTCCGGTAAAAGAAGGTGAAAGCATTGACAAGGCTTTAAAGAAATACAAAAGGAAGTTTGAAAAAACAGGCGTTGTAAAAGAATTACGTGAGAGGCAGAAATACACAAAGCCCTCTGTGATCAAAAGAGAAGAAAAGCTTAAAGCCATATATGTTCAAAAATTAAGGCAGGATATTTTATAG
- a CDS encoding tyrosine-type recombinase/integrase, producing MVKGKFIDYIRYEKRFSPHTVTAYTRDLEEYSCFLEMFYGLKAPEKAESFMVRSWVSNLSENRLSNRSISRKISSINAFYKFLLKKEILLTNPVSGILTPRSSKKLPVYIEENIMEDLFSTTLNNNDFNEIRDRIVMEILYNTGIRSSELIGLKERDIDLTQSVMKVYGKRNKERIIPLSSRLLSVIQEYLTIRKNQYGISSVYLLVTKKGKPLYHKMVYRIVHKQLTMVTTLSKRSPHVIRHTFATHMLNRGADLNAIKELLGHANLSATQVYTHNSVEKLKAIYKLAHPRA from the coding sequence ATGGTGAAGGGTAAATTTATTGACTACATACGTTACGAGAAAAGATTTTCACCCCATACAGTTACTGCTTACACCAGGGATTTGGAGGAATATTCCTGTTTTCTGGAAATGTTTTACGGTTTGAAGGCACCCGAAAAAGCGGAATCCTTTATGGTTCGTTCATGGGTAAGCAATCTCAGCGAAAATCGACTCAGTAACAGGTCAATTAGCCGTAAAATAAGCAGTATTAATGCTTTCTACAAATTTTTACTCAAGAAAGAGATACTATTGACTAATCCGGTTTCAGGGATTTTAACACCCCGTTCATCCAAAAAGCTTCCTGTATATATTGAGGAAAATATAATGGAAGACCTATTCAGTACTACTTTAAACAATAACGACTTTAATGAAATCCGTGACAGGATCGTTATGGAAATTTTATATAATACAGGAATACGGTCATCGGAGTTAATTGGATTAAAGGAAAGAGATATTGACCTCACGCAGAGTGTGATGAAGGTATATGGGAAACGGAATAAGGAGAGAATAATTCCTTTAAGCTCCAGGCTTTTATCCGTCATCCAGGAATATCTAACCATCCGAAAGAACCAATATGGCATTAGCAGTGTTTATTTATTGGTAACCAAAAAAGGCAAGCCGTTATATCATAAAATGGTATACCGGATCGTTCATAAGCAACTAACAATGGTAACAACCTTAAGTAAGCGGAGTCCTCATGTGATCAGGCATACTTTTGCCACACACATGTTAAATCGCGGAGCTGATCTGAATGCCATCAAGGAACTGCTGGGGCATGCGAATCTATCTGCAACCCAGGTTTACACGCACAATTCTGTTGAAAAACTTAAAGCCATATATAAACTGGCTCATCCCAGAGCATAA
- the raiA gene encoding ribosome-associated translation inhibitor RaiA → MKVNINSVHFKADRKLEDFIQQKIDKLTSHYDEILAGEVHLKLDNNGEPENKIAEIRLTVRGSDLYAKKQSKSFEEATDTAVEALRRQLKKYKEKIRSK, encoded by the coding sequence ATGAAAGTCAACATTAATTCTGTACACTTCAAAGCTGACAGGAAGCTGGAGGACTTCATCCAGCAAAAGATCGACAAGTTAACAAGCCATTATGATGAAATTCTTGCGGGGGAAGTTCATTTAAAACTGGATAATAATGGCGAGCCTGAGAACAAGATTGCAGAGATTCGGCTTACTGTGAGAGGGTCTGATTTGTATGCAAAAAAACAATCCAAATCTTTTGAGGAAGCAACCGATACCGCAGTAGAAGCTTTGCGGAGGCAGCTAAAAAAATACAAAGAGAAGATCCGTAGTAAATAA
- the tuf gene encoding elongation factor Tu, which yields MAKETFKREKPHVNIGTIGHVDHGKTTLTAAITLNLQDKGLATFKSFDEIDNAPEEKERGITINTAHVEYQTENRHYAHVDCPGHADYVKNMVTGAAQMDGAILVVAATDGPMPQTREHILLARQVGVPKIVVFMNKVDMVDDEELLELVEMEIRDLLSFYDFDGDNTPVIQGSALGALNKEPKWVEKVMELMEACDTWIPLPARDVDKPFLMPVEDVFSITGRGTVATGRIEQGIINTGNPVDIIGLGAHKLKSVVTGVEMFRKILDEGQAGDNAGLLLRGVDKDAIRRGMVIAAPGSITPHTYFKAEVYILKKEEGGRHTPFHNRYRPQFYFRTTDVTGEIILPEGIEMVMPGDNLTIEVKLISEVAMDKGLRFAIREGGRTVGAGQVTEIIE from the coding sequence ATGGCAAAAGAAACATTTAAACGTGAGAAACCGCACGTTAACATTGGAACGATTGGTCACGTTGACCATGGAAAAACAACATTGACCGCTGCTATTACACTAAACCTTCAGGATAAAGGGCTGGCCACTTTCAAGTCATTTGATGAGATTGACAACGCACCGGAAGAAAAGGAAAGAGGTATTACTATAAATACTGCCCATGTCGAGTACCAGACCGAGAACAGGCATTATGCACACGTTGACTGTCCGGGTCACGCTGACTATGTTAAGAACATGGTAACCGGCGCAGCCCAGATGGACGGCGCAATCCTGGTTGTAGCAGCAACTGACGGCCCTATGCCTCAGACCCGTGAGCACATTCTTCTTGCCAGGCAGGTAGGTGTTCCCAAGATCGTTGTTTTCATGAACAAAGTTGACATGGTAGATGACGAGGAATTGCTGGAACTTGTTGAGATGGAAATCCGAGATCTGCTTTCATTCTATGATTTTGATGGCGATAACACACCTGTAATCCAGGGATCAGCTCTTGGAGCCCTCAACAAAGAACCCAAATGGGTAGAAAAGGTTATGGAACTTATGGAGGCTTGTGATACATGGATTCCGCTTCCAGCAAGGGATGTTGACAAACCTTTCCTCATGCCGGTAGAAGACGTGTTTTCAATTACTGGTCGAGGCACTGTTGCTACAGGCCGTATTGAACAAGGGATAATTAACACCGGGAATCCGGTAGATATTATTGGACTTGGAGCCCACAAACTGAAATCAGTTGTTACCGGAGTTGAAATGTTCCGTAAAATACTTGATGAAGGCCAGGCTGGTGACAATGCCGGTTTGTTGCTTCGTGGTGTTGACAAGGACGCTATCCGCCGTGGTATGGTTATCGCTGCACCTGGCTCCATAACTCCGCACACTTATTTTAAAGCTGAGGTTTATATCCTGAAAAAAGAAGAAGGTGGAAGGCATACTCCGTTCCACAACAGGTATCGTCCTCAGTTTTATTTCCGTACAACTGACGTAACCGGAGAGATTATTCTTCCGGAAGGAATTGAAATGGTAATGCCTGGTGACAACCTAACCATTGAGGTGAAGTTGATTTCAGAAGTTGCCATGGACAAAGGCTTACGTTTTGCTATCCGTGAAGGTGGCAGAACAGTAGGTGCAGGACAGGTTACAGAAATTATCGAATAA
- the secE gene encoding preprotein translocase subunit SecE has protein sequence MAKLKIQAYIKDSYDELIHKVSWPSWSELQSSAIVVSIASLIIALIVYLMDISFQTLLEQFYKLF, from the coding sequence ATGGCAAAACTTAAGATACAGGCTTATATAAAGGATAGTTATGATGAACTGATTCATAAAGTATCCTGGCCTTCATGGAGTGAGCTGCAGAGCAGCGCAATTGTTGTATCCATTGCTTCCCTCATAATCGCTTTAATCGTTTATTTGATGGATATATCATTCCAAACACTCCTGGAACAGTTCTATAAGCTTTTTTAG